A stretch of DNA from Spirosoma endbachense:
GTTTGTGAATCATCAACAAGCTGTAAAAACCCCGATGGTATTCACTCCAAGTTGATGCCATCAGGGATTTTATCATTATCATAGAGGCCCTTTATTCAGATCGTAAACTCTTCACCGGATTTACCAAAGCCGCTTTGATGCTCTGAAAACTAACTGTTAGCAACGCAATACCGACGACCAGCCCTCCTGCCAGGGCAAACATCCACCAAGCCAACTCGACGTGGTAAGCAAATGTCTGTAACCACGTATGCATCGCCCACCACGCCAGTGGAGAGGCAAGGACGATGGCTACCCCGACTAATTTCATGAAGTCGCCGGAAAGTAAGGCTACAATACTGCCAATGCTGGCTCCCATCACTTTCCGTACACCAATTTCTTTGGTCCGTTGCTCGGCCATAAACATAGCCAGTCCAAAAAGACCTAAACAGGCGATCACAATCGCAATCAGCGCGAAATAGCGGGTTAGCTTGCCCACCAACGTCTCACTTTTGTACAATCTTTCAAAGCTTTCATCAGCAAATGTATAGGTAAAGGGATAAGCGGGATTGAACTGCTTTGTCAGTTGTTCCAGGCTGGCCAGGGCCCGTTCTGTCTGGCCAGCCTGGGTGCGCATTATCAGCATCGTGTTCGTGGTGGCCAAGGGCATTACCAGTGGCTCAATGGCCACACGCACAGAATTTAGGTGGAAGTTTTTGACGACACCAACAATCGTTCCGTGTACATCTTCCAGGGAAAATTCCTGTCCAATAGGATGCTTAATACCCATACGCCGAGCGGCTTCTTCGTTGATAATATAGTTCGTGCTATCGGCCGGAAATGCTTTTGAAAACTCCCGTCCGGCCAGCAACCGAATGTTCATGGTTTTGACAAAATCATAGCTAACCGGCAGGACAAAAAACAGGGTATTATCAGTCTGGAGTTTGGTCCGCCAGGACACGCCCGTCGTGGAGTTGCCTGTATATAATGGATCTTCGGCTGCCGACGACACGGATTGAATGCCCGAAGCCTGCAATAAGGCTTGTCGGAATGGTTCGAAATGCTTGGTTAGTTCGCCATCTACCCGCATGTAAATGACGTTCCCCCGGTCGATACCGAGGTTTTTCGTGCGGATAAAGTGCATCTGCCGACTGATCACCAGCGTACCGATAATTAATAGCAAGGACAGGGTAAATTGAAACACGACCAGTCCTTGTCGCAGCAGTACAGCACCTGTTTTAAAGCGCAATAAGGCAGTCGAACTATTGGCTTTAAGCACCTTTACGGGTTGAAGCGACGACAGGAAAAAGGCAGGATAGATGCCCGCCAGCAGACCGGTTATGAGAGCCAAGCCCAACAACCCAGCCCAGAAAAAGGGGTTGGCGTAGGGAATAGCCATTTGTTTCTCGGTTAACTGGTTAAATAAGGGAATCAGGCATTGAACCAGCGTTAACGCAATCAGGGATGATAAGAAGGTCAGCAACACAGCCTCGCCGGTAAATTGCCCAATCAGATAAGTCCGTTCGGCACCGATAACCTTACGAATACCGACTTCTTTGGCTCGCTTCGCTGAGCGAGCCGTGGCCAGGTTCATAAAATTAATACAGGCGATCAAGAGCAGAAAAACGGCTACGATTGTGAACAGCCGAACGTATTCGATACGTCCCCCATCGGGCTGACCATTCGTGA
This window harbors:
- a CDS encoding ABC transporter permease, whose protein sequence is MDKPSPNPLRTPPWADRLLGWLTPAELLEELQGDLQEQFAQRLDQVGLRRARWWYGLEALKVIRPYYLRRRLARLTHWPRDFFLKRHATPHSFFTPEHPSPPLINPDMIRNYLKIAWRNLIRHKSFSAINILGLVLGIASSLLILLWVQDERTIDHFHANGSHLYQLYENQQTTGNDLNTTPTTPHLLAPALVAELPEVERSVHMTPGTMLLLAVGTNSYRQRGCYASPDLFRIFSFPMVQGNPQTALVGPSSLVISEAVARKLFGRTDVVGRSVRVGNQDDRQVTGVFQDIPANSSLKFDFVLPSEPYIKQKSGTPRWSMNGWRTFALLRPNTDVAALNVKMLDFIHRHDADLTKVTTVMFRFEDTYLHSKFTNGQPDGGRIEYVRLFTIVAVFLLLIACINFMNLATARSAKRAKEVGIRKVIGAERTYLIGQFTGEAVLLTFLSSLIALTLVQCLIPLFNQLTEKQMAIPYANPFFWAGLLGLALITGLLAGIYPAFFLSSLQPVKVLKANSSTALLRFKTGAVLLRQGLVVFQFTLSLLLIIGTLVISRQMHFIRTKNLGIDRGNVIYMRVDGELTKHFEPFRQALLQASGIQSVSSAAEDPLYTGNSTTGVSWRTKLQTDNTLFFVLPVSYDFVKTMNIRLLAGREFSKAFPADSTNYIINEEAARRMGIKHPIGQEFSLEDVHGTIVGVVKNFHLNSVRVAIEPLVMPLATTNTMLIMRTQAGQTERALASLEQLTKQFNPAYPFTYTFADESFERLYKSETLVGKLTRYFALIAIVIACLGLFGLAMFMAEQRTKEIGVRKVMGASIGSIVALLSGDFMKLVGVAIVLASPLAWWAMHTWLQTFAYHVELAWWMFALAGGLVVGIALLTVSFQSIKAALVNPVKSLRSE